A genomic segment from Glycine soja cultivar W05 chromosome 18, ASM419377v2, whole genome shotgun sequence encodes:
- the LOC114395082 gene encoding single-stranded DNA-binding protein WHY1, chloroplastic-like, translating into MSNLQLQIHSPTPSLLSYSSSSLSSSSSLKLFPNHPFSSKSLPFNTPKPFSLRCRHSDLFDQNTLASTPRPTRPSASVGALPPRVYVGYSIYKGKAALTLTPRPPEFMPLDSGAYKISKEGYVLLQFAPAVGTRQYDWNRKQVFSLSVGEMGSVISLGARDSYEFFHDPFKGKSDEGKVRKFLKVEPLPDGSGHFFNLSVQNKLVNVDESIYIPVTKAELAVLTSTFNFIMPYLLGWHTFANSIKPEDNGVNDANPRYGGDYEWNR; encoded by the exons ATGTCGAATTTGCAGTTACAGATTCACTCTCCTACACCATCACTCTTATCATATTCATCATCATCActatcctcttcttcttctcttaagCTATTCCCAAACCACCCTTTCTCCTCAAAGTCCCTTCCTTTCAACACTCCTAAACCCTTCTCCCTCAGATGCCGTCACTCTGACCTCTTCGATCAGAACACCTTAGCCTCTACACCACGACCAACGAGACCCTCTGCTTCAG TTGGAGCTTTGCCGCCTAGGGTTTATGTTGGTTACTCCATTTACAAAGGGAAGGCTGCGCTTACATTGACTCCTAGGCCCCCCGAATTCATGCCACTCGAT TCGGGGGCATACAAAATATCTAAGGAAGGTTATGTGCTGCTTCAGTTTGCACCGGCAGTTGGTACGCGCCAATATGATTGGAATAGGAAGCAG GTTTTTTCCTTATCAGTGGGTGAAATGGGAAGTGTGATTAGTCTTGGTGCAAGGGACTCTTATGAATTTTTTCATGATCCTTTTAAGGGTAAAAG TGATGAAGGTAAAGTCAGAAAATTTTTGAAGGTGGAGCCTCTTCCAGATGGTTCTGGACACTTCTTTAACCTAA GTGTTCAAAACAAGCTTGTGAATGTGGATGAAAGCATCTATATCCCTGTTACAAAGGCTGAGTTAGCAGTTTTGACCTCAACTTTCAAT TTTATCATGCCATACCTTCTGGGTTGGCATACCTTTGCAAACTCCATAAAGCCAGAAGATAATGGAGTGAATGATGCTAACCCAAGATATGGAGGAGACTATGAATGGAACAGATAG
- the LOC114397009 gene encoding uncharacterized protein LOC114397009, with the protein MERSSSSYTSEAQSHLLCLCNVEAPLVTLWTEDNPGRRFYGCGLYKVTGRKGCNYFEWHDPIANIRQKKIIVALMKKVNELKLREKDLQSKINDMKMKEKILGIVLVVSWGWDMMIVSSSSVNM; encoded by the exons ATGGAAAGGAGTTCCTCATCGTACACCTCCGAGGCCCAAAGTCACTTGTTGTGTCTCTGTAACGTAGAGGCTCCACTGGTGACATTGTGGACCGAGGATAATCCAGGGAGGCGTTTCTATGGATGTGGTCTATACAAG GTTACAGGTAGGAAAGGGTGTAATTATTTTGAGTGGCACGATCCAATTGCCAACATTCGTCAGAAGAAGATCATTGTAGCATTGATGAAGAAGGTTAATGAATTGAAGTTGAGGGAAAAGGATTTGCAAAGCAAGATCAATGACATgaagatgaaggaaaaaattttagggattgttttggttgtttcttGG GGGTGGGACATGATGATTGTCTCTTCAAGTTCTGTCAATATGTAA
- the LOC114397010 gene encoding protein MAIN-LIKE 1-like produces the protein MAKQIMVRTRGLGRALGQVTGRGVSRGDCDDSDDAPQRQRPTASTRRQRVVATAAHDEPVIPAPDVQDDPMEAPTAVEDIVADISADTGTEAAEDEHEGFPSGPSDPSVLTQYVDHVACSVWTGEERPELKLSSHGRKVHSLGRPIPAIEGLVAGTGLSPLIACLVDTGDRGLLSAFVERWHRETSSFHLPMGELTITLDDVSLLLHLPVIGDLHAFEPLHVDDAVQMLVDLLMAGHWTAAARAYLLHLLGCTLFANKSATNVHVVYLEALRDLSMTERYA, from the exons atggCAAAGCAG ATTATGGTTAGGACCAGAGGATTAGGTCGTGCCTTAGGTCAGGTTACTGGCAGAGGTGTGAGCAGAGGAGATTgtgatgattctgatgatgcTCCGCAGCGTCAACGGCCTACTGCATCTACACGGAGGCAGCGAGTCGTTGCGACTGCGGCGCACGATGAGCCAGTCATCCCTGCGCCAGATGTTCAGGATGACCCGATGGAGGCACCAACTGCTGTAGAGGACATTGTGGCAGACATTTCTGCGGACACAGGCACAGAGGCTGCTGAGGATGAGCATGAGGGATTTCCGAGTGGTCCGAGCGACCCATCCGTGTTGACCCAGTATGTGGATCACGTTGCTTGCAGCGTATGGACGGGAGAg gagcgtCCTGAATTGAAGCTATCCTCTCATGGGAGGAAGGTCCATAGTTTAGGCAGGCCTATCCCTGCCATTGAGGGACTTGTTGCTGGTACAGGACTAAGTCCTCTGATCGCGTGTTTGGTAGACACTGGCGATCGGGGACTTTTGTCCGCGTTTGTGGAGCGGTGGCACCGGGAGACGTCTAGTTTCCATCTCCCGATGGGAGAGCTCACCATCACGTTGGACGACGTCTCCTTGCTTCTCCATCTTCCTGTGATTGGCGACTTACACGCTTTTGAGCCCTTGCACGTGGATGATGCGGTTCAGATGCTGGTAGACTTGTTGATG GCAGGTCATTGGACAGCTGCGGCTCGCGCATATCTTCTTCACCTTCTGGGTTGCACtctgtttgctaacaagagtgcaaccaatGTCCATGTTGTCTACTTAGAGGCCCTTCGTGACCTCAGTATGACGGAGAGGTATGCTTAG